Proteins found in one Neomonachus schauinslandi chromosome 1, ASM220157v2, whole genome shotgun sequence genomic segment:
- the LOC110574532 gene encoding olfactory receptor 7A5-like: MQSGNDTRISEFLLLGFSEGPEQQPLVFGLFLSMYLITVLGNLLIILVVVSDSHLYTPMYFFLSNLSFADICFTSTTIPKMLWNIQAQSKVITYADCITQMYFFIIFSGLDIYLLAVMAYDLFVAICHPLQYMVIMNPWLCGLLVLVSWLTSVSHSLLQTSMVLRLSFCTEVEIPHFFCELNQMIQLACSDTFLNYMVMYFAAMLLAGGPLSGILYSYSKIVSSIHRISSAKGKYKAFSTCASHLSVVSLFFCTSLGVYLSSAVTQSSHSGAVASVMYTVVTPMLNPFIYSLRNRDIKRALKRIIGVPVM; this comes from the coding sequence ATGCAATCAGGGAATGATACAAGGATATCAGAATTCCTTCTTCTGGGATTTTCAGAGGGACCGGAACAGCAGCCTCTCGTATTTGGGCTCTTCCTCTCCATGTACCTGATAACTGTGCTTGGAAACCTACTCATCATCCTGGTTGTTGTCTCTGACTCCCATCTTtacacccccatgtacttcttcctctccaacctGTCATTTGCAGACATCTGtttcacctccaccaccatccccaAGATGCTGTGGAACATCCAGGCTCAGAGCAAAGTCATCACCTATGCAGACTGCATTACACAGATGTACTTTTTCATAATCTTTTCAGGGTTGGATATCTATCTTCTGGCTGTGATGGCCTATGACCTCTTTGTGGCCATCTGTCACCCCCTGCAGTACATGGTCATCATGAACCCCTGGCTGTGTGGACTGTTGGTACTGGTGTCCTGGCTCACAAGTGTCTCACATTCCTTGTTACAGACCTCAATGGTGTTGCGGCTGTCCTTCTGTACAGAGGTGGAAATCCCCCACTTTTTCTGTGAACTCAATCAGATGATCCAACTTGCATGTTCTGACACCTTTCTCAATTACATGGTGATGTATTTTGCAGCTATGCTGCTTGCTGGTGGTCCCCTTTCTGGGATCCTTTACTCTTATTCTAAAATAGTTTCCTCCATTCATAGAATCTCCTCAGCTAAGGGCAAGTATAAAGCTTTTTCCACCTGTGCATCTCACCTCTCTGTTGTCTCCTTATTTTTTTGTACCAGCCTAGGAGTGTACCTTAGCTCTGCGGTTACCCAGAGCTCCCACTCAGGTGCAGTGGCCTCAGTGATGTACACAGTGGTCACACCCATGCTGAACCCCTTCATCTACAGCCTGAGGAACAGAGACATAAAGAGGGCTCTGAAAAGAATCATTGGG